A single genomic interval of Dehalococcoidales bacterium harbors:
- a CDS encoding rhomboid family intramembrane serine protease, which yields MMYRSYQRSRLNPVWILIGINVLLFIVTLTTPRIVLFLGLIPVDLASRPWTLLTSLFLHGGIGHILGNMITLYFFGRALRTLVGDKRFLIVYLLGGILGSIFYVLLAPPLSICIGASGAVFAVGGVLAVMRPKLRVLVFPIPVPVPLWAAVIGGFVIISFFPNVAWQSHLGGLVFGLVAGYFLRRQEGFYR from the coding sequence ATGATGTACAGGAGTTATCAAAGATCCCGTCTCAATCCGGTTTGGATCTTAATAGGAATAAACGTACTGCTTTTTATCGTTACCCTGACAACCCCGAGGATTGTTCTATTCCTCGGGTTAATACCGGTTGATTTAGCATCAAGACCGTGGACATTACTGACCTCTCTTTTCCTCCACGGCGGTATAGGACATATTCTGGGTAATATGATTACCCTCTACTTCTTCGGCAGAGCTCTGCGCACACTGGTCGGAGACAAGAGATTTCTCATCGTTTACTTACTGGGTGGGATACTGGGAAGTATTTTCTATGTATTGCTGGCGCCGCCCCTATCCATCTGTATCGGTGCTTCGGGAGCTGTCTTTGCCGTCGGAGGCGTACTGGCTGTAATGAGACCAAAGCTTAGGGTACTCGTTTTTCCCATCCCGGTTCCGGTGCCACTCTGGGCAGCAGTTATCGGCGGTTTTGTGATAATATCCTTTTTCCCGAATGTGGCATGGCAATCCCACCTCGGGGGGCTGGTCTTCGGTCTGGTAGCGGGCTACTTCTTGCGCCGGCAAGAAGGGTTCTATCGTTAA
- a CDS encoding TIGR00730 family Rossman fold protein — protein sequence MTHGYEIDDLAKEDCWRMFRIIGELVEGFDKLAGIEPAVTIYGSARLNPEDELYAETEEIAYCLGQIGFSIITGGGPGVMEAANKGALKAGVASVGLNIELPEEQRCNAYTTKSITFNHFFARKVMLVKYATAFVIMPGGLGTLDELTEVLTMMQTHKIKPFPVILFNSDYWKGFLEWLRVSALARGFISEDDFKLLRVCDATNEVVEAIQMWYLKQEIGGREALLE from the coding sequence ATGACACACGGATATGAGATAGATGACCTGGCCAAGGAAGATTGCTGGCGGATGTTCCGCATTATCGGGGAACTGGTAGAAGGCTTTGACAAGCTTGCCGGCATCGAGCCGGCGGTAACGATATACGGTTCGGCCCGGCTCAATCCGGAGGATGAACTTTACGCAGAAACGGAGGAGATAGCCTATTGCCTGGGACAGATAGGTTTCTCTATCATTACCGGTGGTGGTCCCGGTGTGATGGAGGCAGCCAACAAGGGAGCCCTTAAGGCGGGAGTGGCCTCAGTGGGTTTGAATATCGAGCTACCCGAAGAACAGCGCTGTAATGCCTATACGACCAAGTCAATCACATTCAATCACTTTTTCGCCCGCAAGGTGATGCTGGTCAAGTATGCTACCGCCTTTGTCATCATGCCCGGTGGATTGGGCACGCTTGACGAGTTAACCGAGGTGCTGACTATGATGCAGACTCATAAGATAAAGCCGTTCCCGGTAATACTCTTTAATAGCGACTACTGGAAGGGGTTTCTGGAATGGCTGCGGGTTTCTGCCCTGGCCAGAGGGTTTATCTCTGAGGACGACTTCAAGCTGCTCAGGGTTTGTGATGCCACCAACGAGGTTGTTGAGGCTATCCAGATGTGGTATCTGAAGCAGGAAATCGGCGGCAGGGAAGCTTTGCTGGAGTAA
- a CDS encoding 3-isopropylmalate dehydratase large subunit, giving the protein MIKASGTLAEKILSDKSGGQAGAGDIVIAQVDLVFVQDTTGPLTVRQFQAAGFKRPVSSIKAALFLDHAAPSPNRELADDHSFLRGFARQTGCFLFDVGDGVCHQIVAESLARPGDLILGTDSHTVTAGGLGAFACGMGSTDGAIALGLGKTWLRVPESISVRLSGRFPVGVYAKDLIIYLIGRIGADGATYRALEFGGDTVSVMSVPERLTVSNMAVEAGAKVGLFPADEMTRDYLAAQGRVSDYRPLSPDQSAIYEDTIEINVTELEPMVSKPHTVDNTAPAGELRGTEIQQVVIGTCTNGRLDDLAVAANIMQGKRRCSRTRLVVAPASRGVLQAAVAAGYIQTLLEAGAVILPPGCGPCLGLHQGVLGAGENCLTTANRNFKGRMGNPDAFIYLGSPATAAATALRGEIADPREFL; this is encoded by the coding sequence GTGATTAAAGCGAGTGGAACTCTGGCGGAAAAGATATTAAGTGATAAGTCGGGTGGTCAAGCCGGGGCGGGAGATATCGTTATCGCTCAGGTCGACCTGGTTTTTGTGCAGGACACTACCGGTCCCTTGACGGTGCGGCAGTTTCAGGCCGCCGGCTTTAAGCGTCCGGTTTCTTCAATAAAGGCCGCCCTTTTTCTGGACCATGCTGCTCCCAGTCCGAACCGCGAACTTGCTGACGACCACAGTTTCCTGCGTGGATTTGCCCGGCAGACCGGTTGTTTTCTCTTTGATGTTGGCGACGGCGTCTGTCATCAAATAGTTGCGGAGTCTCTTGCCCGTCCCGGTGATTTGATTCTCGGTACCGATTCTCATACGGTGACTGCCGGGGGTCTGGGGGCTTTTGCCTGCGGCATGGGATCTACAGATGGAGCGATTGCTCTTGGCCTGGGTAAAACCTGGCTCCGCGTACCGGAAAGCATCAGCGTGAGACTTTCGGGCAGGTTCCCTGTCGGTGTCTATGCCAAGGACCTGATCATCTATCTGATCGGGCGGATCGGTGCTGATGGTGCCACCTACCGGGCACTGGAGTTCGGCGGCGATACGGTGAGCGTTATGAGCGTTCCAGAGCGCCTTACTGTGTCCAATATGGCGGTGGAGGCCGGAGCCAAGGTGGGGCTTTTCCCGGCCGATGAAATGACGCGGGACTACCTGGCAGCACAGGGGCGTGTTAGCGACTACCGACCTCTGTCGCCTGACCAGTCTGCCATCTATGAGGATACTATTGAGATTAATGTCACTGAGCTTGAGCCGATGGTGTCCAAACCTCACACTGTGGATAACACAGCTCCGGCTGGAGAACTTCGGGGCACCGAGATTCAGCAGGTGGTTATTGGTACCTGCACCAACGGCCGTCTCGATGACCTGGCAGTCGCAGCTAATATTATGCAGGGTAAGCGGCGTTGTTCCCGAACCCGTCTAGTAGTTGCCCCGGCATCACGAGGAGTATTACAGGCAGCAGTGGCAGCGGGATATATCCAGACCCTGCTTGAAGCCGGAGCTGTTATTCTGCCGCCGGGTTGCGGACCATGCCTCGGCCTGCATCAGGGAGTGCTGGGTGCCGGGGAAAACTGCCTAACTACCGCTAATCGTAATTTTAAGGGTAGAATGGGTAACCCGGATGCTTTCATCTATTTAGGTAGTCCGGCTACTGCTGCTGCTACCGCGCTCAGGGGAGAAATTGCCGACCCCAGGGAGTTTCTGTAA
- a CDS encoding 3-isopropylmalate dehydratase small subunit, which produces MITGCAFKFGSGISTDQIIPGRFAYLRSNLPELAKHAMEDADPTFVSRVKEGDFIVAGSNFGLGSSREHAPLVIKMAGVRAVLAKSVARIFFRNAINLGLPVLLCDTDSINEGDQLEIDLQEGTIRDITNDRRLTFAKIPGIMLQILNEGGLLPYLSKYGDFRLPSVR; this is translated from the coding sequence TTGATCACGGGCTGTGCTTTTAAATTTGGCTCGGGTATCTCGACCGATCAGATTATACCGGGTCGATTTGCTTACCTGAGGAGTAATCTGCCCGAGCTGGCCAAACATGCCATGGAAGATGCCGACCCTACCTTCGTCAGCAGGGTAAAGGAGGGGGATTTCATCGTTGCCGGTAGTAATTTCGGGCTTGGTTCCAGCCGTGAGCACGCCCCGCTGGTTATAAAGATGGCCGGGGTACGGGCAGTACTGGCCAAATCGGTAGCCCGGATATTCTTCCGAAATGCGATTAACCTGGGACTCCCCGTCTTATTATGCGATACCGACAGCATTAACGAAGGTGATCAATTAGAGATAGACCTTCAAGAGGGTACTATTAGAGATATCACCAATGACAGGCGGCTTACCTTTGCTAAAATTCCCGGGATAATGCTCCAGATCCTTAACGAAGGCGGGCTGCTGCCTTACCTTAGTAAATATGGCGATTTCAGATTGCCGTCGGTTAGGTAA
- a CDS encoding isocitrate/isopropylmalate dehydrogenase family protein encodes MAYRITLIPGDGVGPEITEATVKALEATGIAFNWDVVCVGAAAQDKLGTVLPESVLESIRENRVALKGPVTTPVGSGFRSVNVALRKSLDLYVCLRPCKSYAGAPTRYDNIDIVVVRENIEDLYSGIEFEKGTPEAARLIELIAETKFEQVRADSGFSIKVISEMRSRRIVRFAFEYARSNHRKRVTAVHKANIMKFSDGLFLAAAREVAREYPDIDFEDRIVDNMNMQLVQKPHEFDILVAPNLYGDLLSDLCAGLVGGLGLAPGANLGDEIALFEPTHGSAPGYAGLNKVNPMAMMLSGVMMLRYLGEVEAAGRLERAIAGVIAEGKSVTYDLKRRLPGTAVGTAQVADAVVEKLR; translated from the coding sequence ATGGCTTACCGGATTACTCTTATTCCAGGTGACGGCGTAGGACCTGAGATTACCGAGGCTACGGTGAAAGCCCTGGAAGCTACCGGCATCGCCTTTAACTGGGATGTGGTTTGTGTCGGGGCTGCCGCCCAGGATAAACTGGGTACCGTGCTTCCCGAATCGGTGCTGGAGTCGATTAGGGAGAACAGAGTGGCCCTTAAGGGACCAGTTACCACACCAGTCGGTTCCGGTTTTCGCAGCGTCAATGTCGCTCTGCGTAAGAGTCTGGACCTTTATGTCTGTCTGCGTCCATGCAAGTCCTATGCCGGTGCACCGACACGTTATGATAACATCGACATTGTCGTGGTGCGAGAGAATATAGAAGACCTCTACAGCGGCATCGAATTTGAAAAAGGGACCCCTGAGGCAGCCAGGTTGATAGAGCTTATCGCGGAAACTAAATTCGAGCAGGTTAGAGCGGACTCGGGTTTCAGCATCAAGGTGATTTCCGAGATGCGCAGCCGGCGTATTGTTCGCTTTGCCTTCGAATATGCTCGAAGCAATCATCGTAAAAGGGTCACCGCGGTACATAAGGCCAACATCATGAAGTTCTCCGACGGGTTATTTCTCGCTGCGGCCCGGGAGGTCGCCCGAGAGTACCCCGATATTGATTTTGAGGACAGGATCGTGGACAACATGAATATGCAGCTGGTGCAGAAGCCACACGAATTTGACATACTGGTCGCCCCTAATCTTTACGGCGATCTGCTCTCCGACCTCTGTGCCGGACTGGTGGGAGGACTGGGGCTGGCCCCCGGAGCTAACCTGGGTGATGAGATAGCCCTGTTCGAACCGACGCACGGCAGTGCCCCCGGGTATGCCGGGTTAAATAAAGTCAATCCCATGGCCATGATGCTTTCCGGTGTGATGATGCTTCGCTATCTGGGGGAAGTGGAGGCTGCCGGCAGGCTGGAAAGGGCAATAGCCGGAGTGATCGCCGAGGGTAAGAGCGTTACCTATGATTTGAAAAGGCGCCTTCCGGGTACCGCGGTCGGTACCGCACAGGTGGCTGATGCCGTAGTGGAAAAACTCAGATAA
- a CDS encoding homocitrate synthase: MGKIYLIDVTNRDGVQTAKLGLSKLQKTMINLYLNKMGVFQSEFGFPTTHHESRYLQANLELVKMGVLKPIRLEGWVRATVPDVEAAFRMVPDIKHLNLSLSTSNQMIEGKFRGSKKKSDIVKMMVEAVRAARGCGAESIGVNAEDASRTEIDFLIEFGLAAKDNGADRIRYCDTLGYDNPFTIYDTVSKLAEAVGLPIELHCHNDLGMAVANSIAGAKGVIDGGQDAYINTTVNGIGERAGNADLLAVILAVTKSKGFAQGYCLGSPVNLSMSWKLAKFASYAFGVPIPINQPGVGANAFAHASGIHADGVLKDPDNYELYNFKELGRGDPEEVETGREICTGEYGGISGFRHVLNEIMGASAVSFTSTEEAQEILELVRYANVEAQKPLVEDELRFIYDYPKIARMLLTLRPLDY, translated from the coding sequence ATGGGAAAAATCTACCTTATCGATGTGACCAACCGGGACGGCGTACAGACAGCGAAACTGGGGCTGTCCAAGCTGCAGAAGACAATGATAAACCTGTACCTGAATAAGATGGGGGTCTTTCAATCAGAGTTTGGCTTCCCTACTACCCATCACGAGTCGCGTTACCTCCAGGCCAACCTGGAGCTGGTAAAGATGGGAGTACTCAAGCCGATCCGGTTGGAGGGATGGGTCAGGGCTACCGTTCCGGATGTTGAGGCTGCTTTTCGAATGGTTCCCGACATCAAGCACCTTAACCTGTCGCTATCCACATCAAACCAGATGATAGAAGGCAAGTTCCGGGGCAGTAAGAAGAAGTCTGATATCGTCAAGATGATGGTTGAGGCGGTTAGAGCAGCCAGGGGCTGCGGTGCGGAGAGTATCGGAGTAAACGCTGAGGATGCCTCGAGGACGGAGATAGATTTCCTGATTGAATTCGGCCTGGCGGCTAAGGATAACGGGGCAGATAGAATAAGATACTGTGATACTCTCGGCTATGACAATCCTTTTACCATTTATGACACGGTGAGCAAGCTTGCCGAGGCGGTAGGCCTACCGATTGAGCTGCATTGTCATAACGACCTGGGTATGGCGGTAGCCAATTCTATCGCCGGCGCTAAAGGGGTTATCGATGGTGGCCAGGACGCCTATATCAATACTACCGTTAACGGCATCGGCGAAAGGGCGGGTAATGCCGACCTTTTAGCGGTAATACTAGCCGTTACCAAGTCGAAGGGATTTGCCCAGGGTTACTGTCTTGGCAGCCCGGTTAATCTATCTATGTCCTGGAAGCTGGCTAAATTCGCCAGCTATGCCTTTGGCGTTCCCATCCCAATAAATCAGCCCGGCGTCGGGGCTAATGCCTTTGCCCATGCCTCCGGTATCCATGCCGACGGTGTTCTGAAGGACCCCGACAACTACGAGCTGTACAACTTCAAGGAACTGGGCAGGGGCGATCCTGAGGAAGTCGAGACGGGCAGGGAGATATGTACCGGGGAGTACGGCGGGATATCCGGTTTCCGGCACGTCCTGAATGAGATAATGGGAGCATCAGCGGTATCCTTCACCAGTACCGAGGAAGCCCAGGAAATCCTGGAGCTGGTCAGGTATGCCAATGTAGAAGCACAGAAACCCCTCGTTGAAGATGAGTTGAGGTTCATTTACGACTATCCCAAGATTGCCCGGATGCTGCTGACTTTACGGCCGCTGGACTACTGA
- a CDS encoding TRAP transporter large permease subunit encodes MNVMLITIVMFAGMMALLTTGRQVFLLVGAVATVAAMALWGTGGIMMPHFNTVGMIYWDVMLSFPAFIFMGYMLAKSGMADDLYNMIYKWAGGVKGGLGMGSIGICALIGAVQGTCVSGQVAMGLIALPSMLKRKYDKSIVTGLIQAGGGLGYLIPPSLVFVLYGMLARVPIGQLWIAGAIPGCILAGMYVAYIGIRCRVQPHIGPPIPLEERAGWKEKFVSMKAGVAPLALLFTVMGLLLMGVTTVTESSAIGALGSIVVTLIYRRFTWKNLVQVVDQTWQLTSVIMWIFVAAILFGAVYQGLGAAAAFDIILSGTIGQNPTMIVATMIGIYILLGMVMDDFAMLIVTAPLFLPILQGMGTNMVWFGVLYCVTVLIALMTPPFGFALFIMKGLVPKDSGITMVDIYKSIIPFVIINAGLLVVLLFYPQLALWLPSVIFG; translated from the coding sequence ATGAATGTAATGCTGATTACCATTGTGATGTTTGCCGGCATGATGGCGCTGCTTACCACCGGTCGTCAGGTCTTTCTCCTTGTCGGTGCTGTCGCCACTGTCGCCGCCATGGCCCTCTGGGGCACCGGCGGCATAATGATGCCGCACTTTAACACCGTTGGCATGATATATTGGGATGTCATGCTCTCCTTCCCGGCCTTTATCTTCATGGGCTACATGCTGGCCAAGTCGGGGATGGCGGATGACCTCTACAACATGATATACAAGTGGGCCGGAGGTGTTAAGGGCGGACTGGGGATGGGAAGCATCGGCATTTGTGCTCTGATCGGGGCGGTACAGGGGACCTGCGTATCCGGTCAGGTGGCCATGGGACTTATCGCCCTGCCCTCGATGCTCAAGCGAAAATACGACAAGTCAATAGTAACCGGCCTCATTCAGGCCGGCGGCGGACTGGGCTATCTCATCCCTCCCAGTCTGGTCTTCGTTCTCTACGGAATGCTGGCCAGGGTGCCCATCGGTCAGTTATGGATTGCCGGGGCAATACCCGGTTGCATATTAGCTGGCATGTACGTTGCTTATATCGGCATCCGCTGCCGCGTCCAGCCGCATATCGGCCCCCCCATACCCCTTGAGGAGCGGGCCGGCTGGAAAGAGAAGTTCGTCAGCATGAAGGCTGGTGTTGCTCCTTTGGCCCTGCTTTTCACGGTGATGGGGTTGCTCCTGATGGGAGTAACCACGGTAACGGAAAGCTCCGCAATCGGAGCACTGGGTTCCATAGTGGTTACCCTGATTTATCGCAGATTCACCTGGAAAAATCTGGTGCAGGTGGTGGATCAGACCTGGCAGCTTACCAGCGTCATTATGTGGATCTTCGTCGCTGCCATTCTCTTCGGCGCTGTCTATCAGGGGCTCGGTGCAGCGGCCGCTTTTGACATCATACTTTCCGGTACGATAGGCCAGAACCCGACCATGATAGTGGCTACGATGATAGGTATCTATATATTACTGGGGATGGTGATGGATGACTTCGCCATGCTTATCGTTACCGCCCCCCTCTTCCTGCCCATATTACAGGGCATGGGAACAAATATGGTCTGGTTCGGCGTCCTTTACTGCGTTACCGTCCTGATCGCCCTGATGACGCCACCCTTCGGCTTTGCCCTGTTTATCATGAAAGGACTGGTCCCCAAAGATTCCGGTATAACTATGGTGGATATCTATAAGTCCATCATTCCTTTTGTGATCATAAACGCCGGTCTCCTGGTTGTACTACTGTTCTACCCTCAACTAGCCTTGTGGTTGCCTAGCGTAATTTTTGGCTAA
- a CDS encoding TRAP transporter small permease subunit, translating into MPKPLIAYVMTVESFVWKMWTGLRWTSIAIIVILAYAVFVRHAMNAPSIEAYELAMFTMTAAFILAGGPLLLQDEHVRMDAFYARWSPRKKAIMDICTFVLFIYIAVMAVTALTSTFDSFVTGQHTKSIWGPPLWPLKACIAAGCIILLFQAVANLIRDIATIRGKHIPTRAEIAEKEHDRFGKADA; encoded by the coding sequence ATGCCAAAACCGTTGATTGCTTATGTAATGACTGTTGAGTCGTTCGTGTGGAAGATGTGGACAGGATTACGGTGGACTTCGATAGCAATCATAGTTATCCTGGCCTATGCGGTGTTCGTAAGGCATGCCATGAATGCCCCCAGTATTGAAGCCTACGAACTGGCCATGTTCACGATGACGGCAGCTTTCATTCTGGCCGGAGGGCCCCTCTTGCTTCAGGATGAGCATGTCAGAATGGATGCCTTCTATGCCCGGTGGTCTCCGCGGAAAAAAGCCATCATGGATATATGTACCTTCGTCCTCTTTATCTACATTGCTGTGATGGCGGTAACTGCACTGACCTCTACATTCGACTCTTTTGTCACTGGGCAGCATACCAAAAGTATATGGGGTCCTCCCCTCTGGCCCCTTAAGGCCTGTATCGCAGCAGGGTGTATCATCCTGCTGTTTCAAGCGGTAGCTAACCTGATCCGGGACATCGCTACCATCCGGGGTAAACACATCCCTACCCGGGCTGAGATAGCAGAAAAAGAGCACGACCGGTTCGGAAAGGCGGACGCCTGA
- the dctP gene encoding TRAP transporter substrate-binding protein DctP: MKKSKGLLKLIAGVSLVAVLAVSIPMLSGCTTPTPTTPEPTPTPTPGEPTSTPEPTTPEPAVEGQTWHLRGISPQGASIVQRDSIEQCCDIITAMSGGRVTFDWYAGGQIMPSEEEIPALKAGTIDMLQWYPLMGTATELRTIECGAPFATKNAIEFRVLIYHRGLMDLFAQSYEDQGLVYIGPSLHDPLEICSSKPAYSLEDMKGQRIQLLAEHAYPYEQVGVACMPTPPADVYLAIQTGAMDGFGWSGADEIVQFGNNEVAPYLWDPPFVDVCNVAYLINPDVWASMPDDIRQIIKEGVMHLDVWNETIRAHGEYKYRTDGSFQEICFLPEEDIEVLRGHGMDYLDIVAQRDALCAQAVQIIKDFRAEVEEAAWYGH; encoded by the coding sequence TTGAAAAAGAGCAAAGGACTACTAAAGTTAATCGCTGGTGTTAGTCTGGTAGCGGTGCTGGCAGTCAGCATCCCGATGCTAAGCGGCTGTACGACCCCAACACCGACCACACCAGAACCGACGCCCACTCCTACCCCGGGAGAACCAACATCAACACCAGAACCAACCACTCCGGAACCGGCTGTCGAAGGACAGACCTGGCACCTGAGAGGTATCTCACCGCAGGGCGCATCCATCGTACAGAGGGACTCGATCGAGCAGTGCTGTGATATCATAACCGCGATGAGCGGTGGCCGAGTCACCTTCGACTGGTATGCCGGTGGTCAGATTATGCCCTCTGAGGAAGAGATTCCCGCCCTCAAGGCCGGTACTATCGATATGTTGCAGTGGTACCCGCTGATGGGTACGGCCACCGAGCTGAGGACCATTGAATGCGGTGCCCCCTTCGCCACCAAGAATGCGATAGAGTTCAGGGTGCTCATCTACCACCGCGGCTTGATGGACCTCTTCGCCCAATCCTACGAGGACCAGGGCTTGGTCTACATCGGCCCCTCGCTGCATGACCCTCTGGAGATTTGTTCCTCAAAACCGGCCTACTCTCTTGAGGATATGAAGGGACAGAGAATACAGCTGCTGGCCGAGCATGCCTACCCTTACGAGCAGGTCGGTGTTGCCTGTATGCCTACTCCTCCCGCAGATGTCTACCTGGCCATCCAGACCGGTGCCATGGACGGTTTCGGCTGGTCCGGCGCCGATGAGATCGTACAGTTCGGCAACAATGAGGTTGCTCCGTACCTCTGGGACCCGCCCTTTGTTGATGTCTGTAATGTTGCCTACCTGATTAATCCGGATGTTTGGGCCAGCATGCCCGACGACATTCGCCAGATCATTAAAGAGGGAGTCATGCACCTTGATGTGTGGAACGAAACGATAAGGGCCCATGGCGAGTACAAGTACCGAACCGACGGCTCCTTCCAGGAAATCTGTTTCCTTCCCGAGGAAGATATCGAGGTATTACGGGGCCATGGTATGGACTATCTGGACATCGTCGCACAGAGGGATGCCTTATGTGCCCAGGCAGTTCAGATAATCAAGGACTTCCGTGCTGAAGTGGAAGAAGCAGCATGGTACGGCCATTAA